In one Acipenser ruthenus chromosome 10, fAciRut3.2 maternal haplotype, whole genome shotgun sequence genomic region, the following are encoded:
- the LOC117403681 gene encoding BRCA1-associated RING domain protein 1, which translates to MALQKTETMLRVYSGNEMACGSVDRRSEPDPGSRFWPKTRVSLERFRRLLLCSKCESLLKEPVCLGGCEHIFCWSCAGVCVSAGCSVCQAPVWVKHIHINRQLDSIVQLCNKLEELVNHRDTADVIKDPKPMPSSPQRAANTKPKKNFKLWFSPRSRKVRCKVQKPKASSRVDPQQQKEKREGAKVTNTVPDTAHLSVFNFPPSSSSQGSLSPPRKPAPKRKPTAKASKKKRLKDINQEWGFGKKRTGQRQNKEKQEKEEEVDEERQVNELSSKKVVSFLRSPSAEMEAGESEEPKVNVPQVEVESRIGPLHTGRTLKKGNVVEDGPATEGNSDDETNQESPRPSSPGTKDPLGQSPKRSSSVSSNPSTLQSQTTKRPRQVQDSSVDSTPKRPRKCSDQRRSPSESSVVQTTPPESSRASTPSRKGRSSSRDLGVALPTSPHTPLLKSQSSSLLGSPGVLTSQGSPGVTKKNHKGETLLHLACIKGDVSSVEQLLESGADPNLKDHAGWTPLHEACNHGHVKVVELLLQQGALLNTTGYQNESPLHDAVKNGHAGIVELLLRNGASQEVLNIFGLRPIDHAETDEMRALLLAAHKGPAPIPAPHPPCQSLSKTPVSQRRSVLLSSGLTRAQQSKVNKLATLLKAGKSNEFNNSVTHIIISGDHMPCTMKCLLGVLTGCWILKFQWVTACLEAGEQAPEQEYEVAEGPRRGRLNREQLLPRLFDGCHFYFLGCFKKPPKEDLVRLVREGGGQILCRQPKPDSDVTQTINTAAYHAPPKSDQSFCTQYILYEPGASALPERVRMGKVWSAPSSWLIQCSAAFQFLPVPEPSSLEG; encoded by the exons TGAAAGTCTGCTCAAGGAACCTGTGTGTTTGGGTGGATGTGAGCACATCTTTTGTTG GTCATGTGCAGGCGTGTGTGTAAGTGCTGGCTGTTCCGTGTGTCAGGCTCCAGTCTGGGTGAAGCACATCCACATTAATCGCCAGTTAGACAGCATTGTGCAGCTTTGCAACAAACTGGAGGAGCTGGTGAATCACAGAGACACTGCAG ATGTAATAAAGGATCCAAAACCAATGCCAAGCAGTCCGCAGCGCGCTGCAAATACCAAACCGAAGAAGAACTTTAAACTCTGGTTCAGCCCACGGAGCCGCAAAGTGAGATGCAAGGTGCAGAAGCCAAAGGCATCTTCAAGGGTAGATCCACAGCAacagaaagaaaagagagagggGGCCAAGGTAACCAACACTGTACCGGACACAGCTCACTTGTCCGTTTTCAATTTTCCACCTTCTTCTTCATCCCAGGGCTCTTTGAGCCCCCCTAGAAAACCTGCACCAAAAAGGAAGCCAACCGCCAAGGcaagtaaaaagaaaaggctGAAAGACATCAACCAAGAGTGGGGATTCGGGAAGAAGAGGACTGGACAAAGACAGAATAAGGAAAAacaagagaaagaggaggaggttGATGAGGAAAGGCAGGTCAATGAACTTTCATCCAAGAAAGTGGTATCCTTCCTCCGCAGCCCTTCTGCGGAGATGGAGGCTGGAGAATCTGAGGAACCCAAGGTAAATGTTCCTCAAGTTGAAGTTGAGTCCAGGATAGGACCTTTACACACGGGCAGGACCTTAAAGAAGGGGAACGTGGTTGAGGATGGTCCAGCCACTGAGGGGAACAGTGATGATGAGACCAACCAGGAAAGTCCAAGGCCAAGTTCTCCAGGAACCAAAGATCCTTTAGGGCAAAGTCCCAAACGGTCAAGCTCAGTGTCTTCCAACCCCTCCACATTGCAAAGCCAAACCACCAAGCGGCCAAGACAGGTACAGGATTCAAGTGTTGATAGCACTCCCAAGAGGCCCAGGAAGTGTTCTGACCAGAGAAGGAGCCCCTCAGAGTCAAGTGTGGTCCAGACGACTCCTCCTGAAAGCTCCCGTGCTTCCACCCCCTCCAGGAaaggaagaagcagcagcagagaTCTGGGGGTAGCTCTTCCCACTTCTCCCCACACCCCTCTGTTGAAGTCCCAGAGTAGCAGTCTCCTAGGATCCCCTGGTGTTCTCACCTCCCAAGGAAGCCCTGGAGTCACCAAGAAGAACCACAAAGGAGAGACCCTGCTGCACCTTGCATGTATTAAG GGCGATGTATCATCAGTAGAGCAGCTGCTGGAGAGTGGAGCAGATCCCAATCTCAAAGACCATGCAGGCTGGACCCCACTT CATGAGGCCTGCAATCATGGGCACGTGAAGGTGGtggagctgctgctgcagcagggggcgctgttgAACACCACCGGCTACCAGAACGAGTCCCCGCTGCACGACGCTGTGAAGAACGGACATGCTGGCATCGTGGAGCTCCTACTGCGCAATGGAGCCTCCCAAGAAGTGCT TAACATCTTCGGACTGCGGCCCATTGACCATGCAGAGACGGATGAGATGAGGGCTCTCCTACTGGCTGCACACAAGGGTCCCGCACCCATCCCTGCCCCACACCCCCCTTGCCAGAGTCTCAGCAAG ACCCCAGTCAGCCAGAGACGCAGCGTGTTGCTGAGCAGCGGCCTGACAAGAGCGCAGCAATCCAAAGTGAACAAGCTGGCCACGCTGCTGAAAGCAGGGAAGAGCAACGAATTCAATAACTCGG TGACCCATATTATCATCTCAGGTGACCATATGCCATGTACTATGAAGTGCCTTCTGGGGGTCTTGACAGGCTGCTGGATATTGAAGTTTCAGT GGGTGACCGCTTGTCTGGAGGCCGGGGAGCAGGCACCGGAGCAGGAGTACGAAGTGGCTGAGGGTCCGCGCCGCGGCCGGCTGAACCGGGAGCAGCTG TTGCCCCGGCTCTTTGACGGCTGTCACTTCTACTTCCTGGGCTGCTTTAAGAAACCCCCGAAGGAGGACCTGGTGCGGCTGGTGAGGGAAGGCGGGGGTCAGATCCTCTGCCGGCAGCCCAAGCCAGACAGCGACGTCACGCAGACCATCAACACGGCCGCTTACCACGCCCCACCCAAGTCTGACCAGTCCTTCTGCACCCAGTACATCCTGTACGAGCCCGGAGCCAGTGCCCTCCCCGAGAGGGTTCGCATGGGCAAAGTGTGGTCCGCCCCGTCCTCCTGGCTCATCCAATGCAGCGCTGCCTTCCAGTTCCTACCCGTACCCGAGCCCAGCAGCTTAGAGGGGTGA